One window of Salegentibacter sp. Hel_I_6 genomic DNA carries:
- a CDS encoding ABC transporter ATP-binding protein: MIKITNLEKYYQTEEVQTIALNKLSFEVKEGEFAAIMGPSGCGKSTLLNILGLLDDPDGGSYLFNGIEVAGYNERKRAQLRKHNIGFVFQSFNLIDELSVFENVELPLIYTGVKPTERKERVHQVLEKMGIMHRRKHFPQQLSGGQQQRVAVARAVVNNPKLILADEPTGNLDSSNGNEVMDLLTELNEAGTTIIMVTHSEHDAKFSHRIIRMLDGEKVTENVLV; encoded by the coding sequence ATGATAAAAATTACTAACCTCGAGAAATACTATCAAACCGAAGAGGTTCAAACCATAGCACTTAATAAACTTTCATTCGAAGTAAAAGAAGGGGAGTTCGCCGCGATTATGGGACCTTCAGGTTGTGGGAAATCTACCCTATTAAATATTCTTGGACTGTTAGACGATCCAGATGGCGGTAGCTATTTGTTTAATGGAATAGAAGTGGCCGGTTATAACGAAAGAAAGAGGGCACAACTTAGAAAGCATAATATCGGGTTTGTATTCCAGAGTTTTAATCTGATTGACGAACTAAGCGTTTTTGAAAATGTGGAACTTCCGCTGATTTATACTGGGGTAAAACCAACAGAACGCAAAGAAAGAGTACATCAGGTTTTGGAGAAAATGGGCATTATGCACCGTAGGAAACATTTTCCACAGCAACTATCGGGCGGACAGCAGCAAAGGGTGGCTGTTGCCCGGGCTGTGGTGAACAACCCCAAACTTATTCTTGCCGATGAACCTACCGGAAACCTGGACAGTAGCAATGGGAACGAAGTGATGGATTTGCTAACCGAACTCAACGAAGCGGGAACCACCATCATCATGGTAACACACAGCGAACACGACGCTAAATTCAGCCATCGAATCATCAGGATGCTGGATGGTGAGAAAGTAACAGAGAATGTGTTGGTGTAA
- a CDS encoding ABC transporter permease has translation MIKNYFKIAWRNIYRNKGYSALNIFGLAIGITCASLILLWVEDEVNFDEGIKDKNLVFNVPTNQKYDGAWRTFFMATPGPLASVLKEEIPEIKKAARLRDENFLFSVEDKAIKSKGAYTDEDLLEIFDLNFIAGNPNEAFKNKNGIVLTQMLATILFGSNEKVLGKTIQVDQKTNYTITGIIEDLPENTTYSFSWLVPFRNFTDGKEWTQDYGSNFTDTFVKLDPTADVEKVDKKVRAVLPAKTGDKETEAILFSAKDWHLRGYFKDGKIAGGRIEYVRLFSFIALIILIIACVNFMNLATARSEKRAGEVGMRKALGSGRKQLIFQFTTEAILNAVLAGILSIVAIIIILPEFNSLVDKNLSLNLILPSHILSLLCISLACGILAGLYPAFYLSSFKPIDVLKGTRKKAGSASLIRKCLVVGQFAISVILIVSTIVVYEQVHYVKNRNIGLQKENLIEIPAAGGEIIKNFESIVQELKSSGTVESAGLMNSQILSGGNNTSSVSWPGRPNDKDILISFRTITPEFLKATGMKLKEGRGFGNSQAADSSNVLISETFAKLMITENPIGNKIQWQEEEFTITGIVEDYLYDDMYGSSDPVMFYHQAEGADYMYVKPKPGISTTQVLENVEEVLKTQNPGFPFEYRFVDDAFNAKFKSEQLVGNLSQIFALIAIIISCMGLFGLSAYMAEQRRKEIGVRKVLGSSVLNIVKLLSKDFLILVIIALLFAIPLAWFIMHTWLQDYAYRITISAWIFVFAGGSAIIIALLTVSFQAIKAATADPVKSLRTE, from the coding sequence ATGATCAAGAACTATTTTAAAATCGCATGGCGGAATATCTATAGAAATAAAGGCTATAGTGCCCTAAATATTTTTGGATTAGCTATAGGAATAACTTGTGCAAGTCTTATTTTGCTTTGGGTAGAAGATGAGGTAAATTTCGATGAGGGAATTAAAGATAAAAATTTAGTCTTTAATGTTCCTACCAATCAGAAATATGATGGAGCGTGGCGTACTTTTTTTATGGCAACCCCGGGACCCTTAGCTTCAGTTCTAAAAGAGGAAATTCCGGAAATAAAAAAAGCTGCCCGACTTCGCGATGAAAACTTTCTTTTTAGCGTAGAGGATAAAGCCATAAAAAGTAAAGGAGCTTATACCGATGAAGATCTCCTAGAAATATTCGATCTTAATTTTATTGCGGGCAATCCAAATGAAGCCTTTAAAAATAAAAATGGAATTGTACTAACACAAATGCTTGCAACTATACTTTTTGGGAGTAACGAAAAAGTTCTGGGTAAAACAATACAGGTTGATCAAAAAACTAATTATACAATAACTGGAATTATTGAAGATCTCCCTGAAAATACTACTTATTCATTTTCATGGTTAGTTCCTTTTAGAAATTTTACCGATGGTAAAGAATGGACCCAGGATTATGGAAGCAATTTCACGGACACTTTTGTAAAATTAGATCCAACAGCAGATGTTGAAAAGGTAGATAAAAAAGTAAGGGCTGTTCTTCCAGCTAAAACTGGTGACAAAGAAACTGAAGCAATTTTGTTCTCCGCGAAAGACTGGCACCTGCGGGGCTATTTTAAAGACGGTAAAATAGCTGGCGGACGAATTGAGTATGTACGCTTGTTTAGCTTTATTGCACTAATCATTTTAATCATAGCCTGTGTCAACTTCATGAATTTGGCAACCGCCAGGAGTGAAAAACGTGCTGGCGAAGTGGGTATGCGCAAAGCCCTTGGCTCAGGAAGAAAACAGTTAATTTTTCAATTTACTACCGAGGCTATTTTGAACGCAGTACTAGCGGGAATTTTAAGTATCGTAGCGATTATCATAATACTTCCAGAATTTAATTCTCTGGTAGATAAGAATCTAAGTTTAAACCTCATTCTTCCTTCACATATTCTTTCATTGCTATGCATATCACTTGCCTGTGGGATACTGGCGGGTTTGTATCCGGCTTTCTATCTTTCTAGCTTCAAGCCAATTGATGTTTTGAAAGGGACTCGCAAAAAAGCGGGAAGTGCTTCCCTAATACGTAAATGTCTGGTTGTGGGACAGTTTGCGATTTCTGTAATCTTAATAGTGAGTACTATCGTAGTTTATGAGCAAGTTCACTATGTGAAAAACCGAAATATAGGTTTACAAAAAGAAAATTTGATAGAAATTCCGGCTGCTGGTGGTGAAATAATCAAAAATTTTGAATCGATTGTACAAGAATTAAAGTCTTCTGGTACGGTTGAAAGCGCTGGTCTTATGAATTCTCAAATTTTATCTGGCGGAAATAATACTTCAAGTGTAAGTTGGCCTGGACGACCTAATGATAAAGATATCCTGATCTCTTTTAGAACTATTACCCCTGAATTTTTAAAAGCTACCGGAATGAAATTAAAAGAAGGAAGGGGGTTTGGTAATTCCCAGGCAGCTGATAGTAGTAATGTTTTAATATCTGAAACTTTCGCCAAACTAATGATTACTGAAAACCCAATAGGTAATAAAATACAATGGCAGGAAGAAGAATTTACTATTACTGGAATAGTTGAAGATTATTTATATGATGATATGTATGGAAGTAGCGATCCTGTGATGTTCTATCATCAAGCTGAAGGTGCGGATTATATGTATGTAAAACCAAAACCAGGTATATCAACAACCCAAGTTTTAGAAAACGTGGAAGAAGTTCTTAAAACACAGAATCCTGGTTTTCCTTTCGAGTACAGGTTTGTTGATGATGCTTTTAATGCCAAATTTAAAAGTGAACAGCTAGTAGGAAATTTATCTCAGATTTTTGCTTTAATAGCGATAATTATCTCGTGCATGGGGCTTTTTGGACTTTCTGCTTATATGGCTGAGCAAAGAAGAAAAGAAATAGGTGTACGTAAGGTTTTAGGCTCTAGTGTTCTAAATATCGTCAAATTACTGTCTAAAGATTTTTTAATATTAGTAATTATTGCACTTCTTTTTGCGATACCACTAGCTTGGTTTATTATGCATACCTGGCTACAAGATTATGCTTACAGAATAACTATTTCAGCGTGGATATTTGTATTTGCGGGAGGAAGCGCCATAATAATTGCCTTACTAACCGTAAGCTTCCAGGCCATTAAAGCTGCAACTGCAGATCCAGTAAAAAGTTTAAGAACAGAGTAA
- a CDS encoding ABC transporter permease, translating to MIKNYFKIAWRSLGKSKTYTSINILGLAAGMASFIIVLLALNYELSYDTWDPELEKVYKVSSRMQDEVMEATPAPLASFLAEKHPNIEAATSLQGTGDFEVLISTGEKSIYEKGFTSADSLFLQVFPYQLVCGDRATALDAPNSVIVSEELAKTLFGNNEPMGKTIRVFDAMEAVVSGVFKIPDTPSHRSVHLVMRDPYEAQNFFWNNHSYETYIKLKNPIAEVELEEDINRIFYEERIKVDEQLNEASNNGNRTILFTDAVPNIQNFSKHGNSSIKTVSILFILAVLLLITGAINFSNLTVAKSISRAKEVGIRKTLGSGKRKLIFHFMSETALQCLISLLFALVIVIISLPYINISLKLNLNFWEQNYGELLLQLGICLFVITMLSGIYPSLYLSRLNPVKVLKGDFSGGKKGLGLRNALLTFQFVVTAFFIAAIFVVNKQLDFMQNADKGFKDDQVLRIEAMQDTREQGFAQTRNSLLAISGVSKVAKTTTVPGDKMADSSTTYFNYKGEQIRMGSVKVSTDYFETLQVPLVSGRYFNESYADQNTRSAIINETAAKKLNVANPIGELISFGGCDEGEVEIVGVVKNINVHGFELAIKPAVYTIENKACMFQSGGAILVKLQSKNVKASLTAIEKEWKSIEPNFPIRYSFIDANFQQLYSSYYRLQKIITFFGGIAILISIMGLFALTAFIIQQRNREIGIRKVLGANIKSITALISKDFLLLVFIATLISIPLSWWFMKQWLNDFAYQTSNDWWIYAGSAVLVLLIALITVSIQTINAATANPVKSLKTE from the coding sequence ATGATCAAAAACTATTTTAAAATCGCCTGGAGAAGTTTAGGGAAAAGCAAGACCTATACTTCTATAAATATCTTAGGCTTGGCCGCTGGAATGGCAAGTTTTATTATTGTTTTGTTGGCTTTGAATTATGAATTGAGTTATGATACATGGGATCCAGAACTTGAAAAAGTTTATAAAGTCTCTTCACGCATGCAAGACGAAGTCATGGAAGCCACACCAGCACCACTTGCTTCTTTTTTAGCTGAAAAACATCCTAATATTGAAGCAGCAACATCTTTACAAGGAACTGGAGATTTTGAAGTTCTAATTAGTACTGGTGAGAAAAGTATCTACGAAAAAGGATTCACCTCTGCCGATTCCCTATTTCTTCAAGTTTTCCCATACCAGCTTGTTTGTGGGGACAGGGCTACAGCACTTGATGCTCCTAATTCAGTAATAGTTAGTGAAGAACTTGCAAAAACTCTTTTCGGGAATAATGAACCTATGGGAAAAACTATTAGAGTTTTTGATGCAATGGAAGCAGTGGTTTCTGGAGTTTTTAAAATACCAGATACACCTTCGCACCGGAGCGTTCATTTAGTAATGAGAGATCCTTATGAAGCACAAAATTTTTTCTGGAATAATCATTCTTATGAAACCTATATAAAATTAAAAAACCCAATTGCTGAAGTTGAGCTTGAAGAAGATATTAATCGAATTTTTTATGAGGAAAGAATTAAGGTTGATGAGCAGCTCAATGAAGCGTCCAACAATGGTAATAGAACTATTCTTTTTACTGATGCTGTTCCAAATATTCAAAATTTCTCAAAACACGGAAATAGCAGTATTAAAACGGTTTCCATTTTATTCATTCTTGCAGTTTTATTATTGATTACAGGAGCAATTAACTTTAGCAATCTTACCGTTGCAAAATCTATAAGTCGGGCAAAAGAAGTAGGGATTCGAAAAACACTGGGATCTGGCAAAAGAAAATTGATTTTTCATTTTATGAGCGAAACAGCATTGCAATGCCTTATAAGTTTATTATTTGCTTTAGTGATTGTTATTATTAGTCTGCCATATATCAATATATCACTAAAACTAAATCTTAATTTCTGGGAACAAAATTATGGAGAACTTTTATTGCAATTAGGAATTTGCCTATTCGTAATCACAATGCTTTCAGGAATCTATCCCTCACTTTATTTATCCCGATTAAATCCGGTAAAGGTTTTAAAAGGTGATTTTTCTGGAGGAAAAAAAGGTTTGGGACTTCGGAACGCATTGCTGACTTTTCAGTTTGTAGTAACGGCATTTTTTATTGCAGCCATTTTTGTAGTCAATAAACAACTTGATTTTATGCAGAATGCAGATAAGGGTTTTAAAGATGATCAAGTGTTACGGATAGAAGCAATGCAGGATACTCGAGAACAAGGCTTTGCCCAAACTCGTAATTCATTATTGGCTATTTCAGGTGTTTCAAAAGTAGCAAAAACAACCACAGTTCCTGGCGACAAAATGGCCGATTCCTCTACAACCTATTTTAATTATAAAGGAGAACAAATACGTATGGGGTCTGTAAAAGTAAGTACAGATTATTTTGAAACCCTTCAAGTTCCTCTAGTAAGTGGAAGGTATTTTAATGAAAGTTATGCCGACCAAAATACCCGTAGCGCTATTATAAATGAAACTGCAGCTAAAAAATTGAATGTTGCTAATCCTATTGGAGAGCTAATTTCTTTTGGAGGATGTGATGAAGGCGAGGTAGAGATTGTTGGTGTAGTTAAAAACATTAATGTTCACGGCTTTGAACTGGCTATTAAACCTGCAGTTTACACGATAGAAAATAAAGCTTGTATGTTTCAATCTGGAGGTGCAATACTGGTGAAATTACAATCAAAAAATGTAAAGGCTTCATTGACGGCAATTGAAAAGGAATGGAAATCTATAGAACCTAACTTTCCTATTAGATATTCCTTTATAGATGCAAATTTTCAGCAACTATATAGCTCTTATTACAGGCTTCAAAAAATTATTACATTTTTTGGTGGAATAGCAATTCTTATTTCCATAATGGGATTATTTGCTTTAACAGCTTTTATTATTCAGCAACGTAATAGGGAAATAGGAATAAGAAAAGTATTAGGAGCCAATATAAAATCTATTACAGCTTTAATTAGTAAAGACTTTCTACTTCTCGTATTTATTGCAACTCTTATATCTATTCCTTTAAGCTGGTGGTTTATGAAGCAGTGGCTTAACGATTTTGCCTATCAAACTAGCAACGATTGGTGGATTTATGCAGGTTCTGCAGTTTTGGTATTACTAATAGCATTAATCACGGTAAGTATTCAAACCATAAATGCTGCAACTGCAAACCCTGTAAAAAGTTTAAAAACCGAGTAA
- a CDS encoding ABC transporter permease: MIRSYIKMGLRGLKNQTFFTLINTLGLAIGMAGGLLIALYIYEELNYDKMFADSDRIHRIDMEIKFGGAEIKSAETAPPLAGTVKRDFPEVENTTRFRILGSNLFRNVKKTDNIKELHTTYADSTFFEMFGLDLIQGNKESALQKPNTLVMTRTAAENHFGSVDVVGKKLLLNNKETYLVTGVMEDLPENSFLKDYSIFMAMAGNVASREDIWGGNNYFTFIKLSPGTNLDNFQLQLDGLLEKYVLPWAVKTFPGMTAESFAASGNYIRFHTIPLTDIHLHSDNKIEMSQKGNIQNIYILSFIGFFLVFLASVNFMNLSTANSLKRAKEVGIRKTLGSSRRQLIIQFLTESGLVVFASMILAVIVAYIAMPFFNDLAGRSISIPFDEPIFYAWLILITIILGLISGSYPAFVISKFVPVDTLKGIRVQGTSKWNIRSFLVVFQFSIAVFLIVGTLVVFQQLQFIQGKDLGFDKEQVLIINDTYAAGEQIDALRKEILNLSAVQNATVSSFMPVPSSRSSTSFFQEGKMDQQYAIQTQIWKVDDHYLNTLDLELISGRNFNGHSIADSTAVIINESTLTTLGLNAEEALGVRITQEVELGEPLYYNIIGVVKDFHYESLREEIGALGLFMDRSTGSIAVKLKTADLTDVIASIENIWSKMAPGQPFDYRFMDAAFETSYKEERRLGSIFMVFTCLSIFIACLGLFALATFNAQRRTKEIGVRKVLGASVSEITLGLTTDFLKLVIISTLFSLPLGWYFMSIWLQDFSYRIQIGWKILGFSALLVIFIAIVTVSFQAIKAAIANPVKSLRTE; encoded by the coding sequence ATGATTCGGAGTTATATTAAAATGGGATTAAGAGGTTTAAAAAACCAAACCTTTTTTACTCTTATCAATACCTTAGGGCTTGCCATAGGAATGGCAGGTGGACTATTGATTGCACTTTACATTTATGAGGAACTCAATTATGATAAGATGTTTGCCGATTCTGACCGTATCCATAGAATCGATATGGAAATCAAATTTGGTGGAGCAGAGATTAAATCCGCTGAAACGGCTCCACCTTTGGCTGGCACGGTAAAGCGCGATTTTCCCGAAGTTGAGAATACAACCCGATTTAGAATCCTGGGGAGCAATCTTTTTAGAAACGTCAAAAAAACAGACAATATCAAGGAACTCCATACCACTTATGCTGATTCTACATTTTTTGAAATGTTCGGTTTAGACCTCATTCAGGGCAATAAAGAGTCTGCACTACAAAAACCCAACACATTAGTCATGACCAGAACGGCTGCAGAAAATCATTTTGGTAGCGTAGACGTTGTGGGTAAAAAACTCCTCCTAAATAATAAAGAAACTTATTTAGTAACTGGTGTTATGGAAGATCTGCCCGAAAATTCTTTTCTTAAGGATTACTCCATATTCATGGCCATGGCGGGTAACGTGGCTTCCCGCGAAGATATCTGGGGCGGCAATAATTACTTCACTTTTATAAAGCTATCGCCAGGTACCAACCTGGATAACTTCCAATTACAACTGGACGGTTTACTAGAGAAATATGTTCTTCCCTGGGCTGTCAAAACCTTTCCGGGTATGACTGCGGAATCCTTTGCCGCATCTGGAAACTATATAAGATTCCACACCATACCGCTAACTGATATTCACCTTCATTCTGATAATAAGATCGAGATGTCTCAGAAAGGAAACATACAGAACATTTACATCCTATCGTTCATAGGTTTCTTCCTGGTTTTTCTAGCCAGTGTAAATTTTATGAATCTCTCTACGGCAAATTCTCTCAAAAGAGCTAAAGAGGTTGGGATACGCAAAACGCTTGGCTCCAGTCGAAGACAACTAATTATTCAATTTTTGACAGAGTCTGGCCTAGTGGTTTTTGCATCTATGATACTGGCTGTGATCGTGGCTTACATAGCTATGCCATTTTTTAATGACCTCGCTGGTCGTAGTATATCCATTCCTTTTGACGAACCTATATTTTATGCCTGGCTAATTTTGATAACGATCATTTTAGGGTTAATCTCGGGCAGTTACCCGGCATTTGTTATTTCTAAATTTGTTCCCGTAGATACCTTAAAAGGAATAAGGGTACAAGGCACCAGTAAATGGAACATCCGTAGTTTTTTAGTAGTTTTTCAATTCAGCATAGCAGTATTCTTAATAGTAGGGACACTAGTAGTTTTTCAACAGTTACAATTTATACAGGGTAAAGATTTAGGATTTGATAAGGAACAGGTACTCATTATCAACGACACTTACGCTGCCGGGGAACAAATAGATGCACTGAGAAAGGAAATACTTAATTTAAGTGCGGTTCAAAATGCGACCGTAAGTAGCTTTATGCCAGTGCCATCTTCACGTTCCAGCACTTCTTTTTTTCAGGAAGGAAAAATGGATCAACAATATGCCATACAAACGCAGATCTGGAAGGTTGATGATCATTACCTCAATACGCTTGACCTTGAGCTTATCAGTGGTCGCAATTTCAATGGACATTCCATTGCAGACTCAACGGCAGTCATTATTAATGAATCCACACTCACAACCCTTGGTTTGAATGCAGAAGAAGCATTAGGGGTTAGAATCACCCAAGAAGTAGAATTGGGTGAACCTTTATATTATAATATTATAGGGGTGGTTAAAGACTTTCACTATGAATCGCTAAGGGAAGAAATAGGTGCGCTGGGGTTGTTTATGGATCGATCTACAGGCTCTATTGCTGTCAAGTTGAAGACAGCCGACCTTACTGACGTGATTGCAAGTATAGAAAATATTTGGTCAAAGATGGCGCCTGGTCAGCCTTTCGATTATCGTTTTATGGACGCTGCTTTTGAAACGTCCTATAAGGAAGAACGTCGACTGGGCAGCATTTTTATGGTGTTTACCTGTCTTTCCATTTTTATTGCTTGTTTGGGTCTTTTTGCTCTGGCAACATTCAATGCTCAGAGAAGAACAAAAGAAATTGGCGTGCGAAAGGTTCTAGGTGCCAGTGTGAGTGAGATCACTTTAGGTCTCACTACCGACTTTCTTAAGTTGGTAATTATCTCGACCCTTTTTTCCCTGCCTCTAGGATGGTATTTTATGAGCATATGGCTTCAGGACTTTTCATATCGCATCCAGATCGGGTGGAAAATCCTGGGCTTTTCAGCGCTGCTAGTCATTTTTATTGCTATCGTTACTGTAAGCTTCCAGGCCATTAAAGCCGCAATAGCAAACCCGGTAAAAAGTTTAAGAACAGAATAA
- a CDS encoding ABC transporter permease has protein sequence MIKNYFKNAWRSIKSNLLYSSINIGGLSVGIAASLLVATVVINELSYDKNWSKGERIVRINQEEPATGSKKASIPLPLGPSLAANFDQVESYSSVESINNTFLFNQNKIEVSTLEVNPKIWNILDFQITSGDPEIFQEGYPNLVISEKIKNLYFPATNPVGEIIENVSNFGENEKFIITGIIEDLPVNSHLRAEALVVKKSNANTFSSNGFMPYGTQYLLLKAEVSPALFSQKINQWYRENVEDNREINFSLQPIGEIYLGSEEIYQKVKGNQNNINILTGIAILLLLIACINFINLSTARTIEKIKTTGLRKILGASRKGLILQFLTESFLFFGISFLLGLSIYFFSLTPLENFTGNLLPLTFISNLKLVFTAVSLIILVSLITGLYPAWVISRPGSTVVTSSFFKAPIESETFRKTLIVTQFVITVGIIIGTMVVQEQLRFLGQKDLGFDKENLLRISFTNWGEKGSAFKKEILKIPGIERATIGQWIPSSAGGTFSQNVEDPEFPGEQLETFYIDGDQDFQSTLELQLVKGRTFRKDYSAEQQLGPETSKEEELNQDQNPVLITEYTAKRLKIGELNRPYETIKGIPVGIIKDFHNQSLRNRVSPTIIRSVRNPDFGNMLIIIDTEDPQKIIPKVEKAYNTFYPENRFDFSWISDDLKNEFRKETMLSSILKIFSLLIILLSCLGLFGLITFTIQKKTKEISIRKVLGASVGQIVAIFSKDSIKLILLASIISVPLTWYFLEQWLTNFAYRTEISLLVLVESIGVVFFIALGTVGIRVVKAAMKNPANNLRTE, from the coding sequence ATGATCAAGAACTATTTTAAAAACGCGTGGCGAAGTATAAAGTCCAACCTCCTATATTCTTCAATAAATATCGGTGGCTTAAGTGTAGGAATTGCTGCGTCATTATTAGTGGCTACGGTAGTAATCAATGAACTTAGTTATGATAAAAATTGGAGTAAAGGGGAACGAATTGTTAGGATAAATCAGGAAGAGCCGGCAACTGGTTCAAAAAAAGCCTCAATACCTTTACCACTAGGCCCAAGTTTGGCAGCGAATTTCGATCAGGTTGAAAGTTATTCTTCAGTAGAGAGTATCAACAATACTTTTTTATTTAACCAGAATAAAATTGAAGTGTCAACTCTTGAAGTAAATCCGAAAATTTGGAATATACTGGATTTTCAAATTACTAGCGGCGATCCTGAAATTTTTCAAGAGGGATATCCGAATTTGGTTATTTCTGAGAAAATTAAAAATTTATACTTTCCAGCAACAAATCCGGTAGGTGAAATTATAGAGAATGTCTCGAATTTTGGTGAGAATGAAAAATTTATTATTACCGGCATAATTGAAGATTTACCTGTAAATAGCCATTTAAGGGCTGAGGCGCTAGTAGTTAAAAAATCTAATGCCAACACTTTTTCTTCAAATGGTTTTATGCCTTACGGAACGCAGTACCTGCTTTTAAAAGCTGAGGTGTCACCCGCGTTATTTTCTCAAAAAATCAATCAATGGTACAGGGAGAATGTGGAAGATAATAGAGAAATAAATTTTTCACTTCAGCCAATTGGTGAAATCTACTTAGGGTCAGAAGAAATTTATCAGAAAGTAAAAGGGAACCAGAATAATATAAATATTCTAACCGGTATAGCAATTCTCTTATTGTTGATTGCCTGTATTAATTTTATCAACTTAAGTACGGCACGAACCATCGAAAAAATAAAGACTACCGGACTTCGTAAAATACTTGGAGCAAGTAGGAAAGGACTTATTTTACAGTTTCTAACGGAATCTTTTCTTTTTTTCGGAATTAGTTTTTTACTTGGGCTAAGCATCTATTTTTTCTCGTTGACCCCTCTGGAGAATTTCACTGGGAATTTGTTGCCATTAACTTTTATTAGCAACCTAAAGCTTGTCTTTACAGCTGTAAGCTTAATTATTTTAGTGAGCCTAATTACCGGGCTATATCCAGCGTGGGTAATTTCCAGACCAGGAAGTACTGTGGTAACCAGTAGTTTCTTTAAGGCGCCCATAGAGTCAGAAACTTTTCGAAAAACACTTATCGTCACTCAATTTGTAATTACAGTAGGAATTATTATAGGTACGATGGTGGTTCAGGAACAACTTCGGTTTTTAGGTCAGAAAGATTTAGGGTTCGATAAAGAAAATCTCCTCCGTATTTCATTTACCAATTGGGGAGAGAAGGGCAGTGCATTTAAAAAGGAAATTTTAAAGATACCGGGTATAGAAAGAGCCACTATTGGTCAATGGATTCCATCTAGTGCAGGGGGTACATTTTCGCAGAATGTGGAAGATCCTGAATTTCCCGGAGAACAATTAGAAACATTTTATATAGATGGTGATCAGGATTTTCAATCTACTCTTGAGCTTCAATTGGTTAAAGGCAGAACATTCAGAAAAGATTACTCTGCTGAACAACAATTAGGTCCTGAAACATCCAAAGAGGAAGAATTAAATCAAGATCAAAATCCGGTTTTAATTACGGAATATACGGCTAAGCGACTTAAAATTGGAGAACTAAATCGACCTTATGAAACGATTAAAGGGATACCTGTGGGTATTATAAAGGATTTCCATAACCAATCCCTTAGAAATCGAGTATCTCCCACAATAATTCGTTCCGTGAGAAATCCTGATTTCGGGAATATGCTTATTATAATTGATACAGAAGATCCTCAAAAAATAATTCCTAAAGTAGAGAAAGCTTACAATACTTTTTATCCGGAAAATCGATTTGATTTCTCTTGGATATCCGATGACCTTAAAAATGAATTTAGAAAAGAAACTATGTTAAGTAGCATTCTAAAAATTTTCAGTCTTTTGATCATCCTTCTTTCTTGCCTGGGTTTATTCGGTCTTATCACTTTTACTATTCAGAAAAAGACAAAAGAGATCAGCATTCGAAAAGTATTGGGAGCTTCCGTTGGTCAAATTGTAGCTATTTTCTCCAAAGATTCTATAAAGCTCATCTTACTGGCAAGTATTATTTCAGTACCACTTACCTGGTATTTTTTAGAACAGTGGCTTACTAATTTTGCTTATCGTACTGAAATAAGCCTTTTAGTTCTTGTTGAAAGCATAGGAGTAGTTTTTTTCATCGCTTTAGGGACAGTCGGAATACGAGTTGTGAAAGCAGCAATGAAGAATCCTGCTAATAATCTTAGAACCGAATAA